The following coding sequences are from one Polynucleobacter sp. JS-JIR-II-50 window:
- a CDS encoding efflux RND transporter periplasmic adaptor subunit, whose protein sequence is MEPLQRRMTIMLCGVFLLLGLIFAFNQLKTFMIKHFIAGMGLPPATVSTMVIANAEWQPKLTSVGNVRAFRGVELSTEIGGLVQTVPIKSGQDVKEGELLIKLNDASDVAQLNSLKAMSDLAKVINERDRQQLAIQAISKNVFDTSAADSKSKQAQVEQQTALVAKKNLKAPFSGRLGIVSINPGQYVNPGDKLLTLQTLDPIFVDFNLPQNNAELIQVGQEVEVTTDAFKDASFTGKITAVSPKVDTNTRNIQVEAQLANPDKKILPGMFANVNIKLGDQVKYLTLPQTAVTYNPYGSTIFIAKPTGKKDKQGNPALEAQQVFVTTGLTRGDQVAILKGVDEGATVVTSGQLKLKNGTPLIINNKVQPANSPDPKPQE, encoded by the coding sequence ATGGAGCCCCTGCAGCGTCGTATGACCATCATGCTTTGCGGCGTATTTTTATTGTTGGGTCTGATCTTCGCTTTCAATCAGCTGAAGACTTTCATGATTAAGCATTTCATTGCGGGCATGGGATTGCCTCCTGCAACGGTATCTACCATGGTGATTGCTAATGCAGAATGGCAGCCAAAGTTAACCAGCGTAGGTAATGTCCGTGCATTTAGGGGTGTTGAACTCAGCACCGAGATTGGCGGCTTAGTGCAGACTGTGCCGATTAAGTCAGGCCAAGATGTTAAAGAGGGTGAGCTCCTCATTAAATTAAATGATGCATCTGATGTAGCTCAATTGAATTCTTTAAAAGCAATGTCTGATCTAGCTAAAGTCATTAATGAGCGCGATAGACAGCAGTTAGCAATTCAGGCAATTAGTAAGAACGTTTTTGATACCAGCGCCGCTGACTCCAAATCAAAACAAGCGCAGGTTGAACAGCAAACTGCTTTAGTGGCTAAGAAAAACCTCAAAGCGCCATTTAGTGGTCGTTTAGGTATTGTTTCTATCAATCCAGGACAGTATGTAAACCCTGGCGATAAGTTGCTAACGTTACAAACCCTGGATCCCATTTTTGTGGATTTCAACTTACCGCAAAACAATGCTGAGCTCATTCAGGTTGGTCAAGAGGTTGAAGTGACTACCGATGCATTTAAGGATGCGAGCTTCACAGGCAAGATTACTGCTGTGAGTCCAAAGGTCGATACCAATACGCGCAATATTCAAGTTGAAGCGCAGCTTGCCAATCCGGATAAGAAAATTTTGCCGGGTATGTTTGCTAATGTGAATATCAAGTTGGGTGATCAAGTTAAATACCTGACCCTGCCTCAGACAGCGGTTACTTACAACCCGTATGGCTCGACCATCTTTATTGCCAAACCTACCGGGAAGAAAGATAAGCAAGGTAATCCAGCCCTTGAAGCGCAACAGGTATTTGTAACGACTGGGTTAACTCGCGGCGATCAAGTCGCCATTTTGAAGGGCGTTGATGAAGGCGCAACCGTTGTTACCAGTGGCCAGCTTAAACTTAAGAATGGCACGCCGCTGATTATTAACAACAAAGTGCAGCCAGCTAACTCACCTGATCCAAAGCCGCAGGAATAA
- a CDS encoding efflux transporter outer membrane subunit, whose translation MFLSMPHFSGLKLLPLICALALSACAVGPDFKQPEAPKTSSYTETPIAKKLTTAPGVPGGTDQEFVEGADIEAQWWELYKSPELDALIKRALEQNPNLGAADAALRAAQENVNAQIGGQYFPAIGLGANAIRQKQPSAVYGMNYGSDTYNLYNTTVNVTYRLDVFGGARRAVEGARAQAEVAQFQLEGAYLSLTANVVTSAVKEAALRAQMQATEEILKAQTNLAEVTEKQLIIGTVSKVDVTSQRTLVSNSQVDLFNYERNLAFARNQLAVLVGEIPSNANIAKFDLANLHLPEKLPLSVPSSLVRQRPDVRAAEAQLKAQNAFVGVATANLLPQFNITGSIGAAALTSNGLFGPNSALWSLGGGILQPLFQGGQLLAQRRGAIANYELAAFQYQATVLNAFQEVANALRALETGAQALKAASDAERYAYETLDLVQQQYKLGTASYLAVLYYQNQYQQAKVKSVAAQATRFSDTAALFAALGGGWWNREGPAFKPKDIANKDQNETSGTN comes from the coding sequence ATGTTTCTGTCGATGCCCCATTTTTCAGGTTTGAAATTGCTTCCGCTAATTTGTGCGCTAGCTCTCTCTGCATGCGCAGTCGGCCCAGACTTTAAGCAACCCGAGGCGCCCAAGACCTCTTCTTATACAGAAACCCCTATAGCTAAGAAACTCACTACTGCGCCTGGAGTGCCAGGCGGTACAGATCAAGAGTTTGTTGAGGGCGCAGATATAGAGGCGCAATGGTGGGAGCTTTATAAATCTCCTGAGCTAGATGCCCTCATTAAAAGAGCGCTTGAGCAAAATCCAAATTTAGGTGCAGCCGATGCAGCATTGCGCGCCGCTCAAGAAAATGTCAACGCACAAATTGGTGGCCAATACTTTCCAGCGATTGGTCTTGGCGCGAATGCAATAAGACAAAAACAACCTTCAGCTGTGTATGGCATGAATTACGGTTCTGATACTTATAACCTCTACAACACCACAGTCAATGTGACTTACAGGTTGGATGTGTTTGGCGGAGCTCGGAGAGCGGTTGAAGGTGCGCGCGCACAAGCTGAGGTTGCGCAGTTTCAATTGGAGGGCGCTTATCTTTCGCTAACGGCTAACGTAGTAACAAGCGCCGTTAAGGAGGCCGCGCTTCGTGCACAAATGCAGGCCACAGAAGAAATCCTCAAGGCCCAAACCAATCTGGCTGAAGTCACTGAGAAGCAGTTAATCATTGGCACAGTTTCTAAGGTAGACGTCACATCCCAGCGAACCTTGGTATCCAACTCTCAAGTGGATCTCTTTAATTACGAAAGAAATCTTGCATTTGCGCGCAATCAATTAGCAGTGCTAGTAGGTGAGATTCCGAGCAATGCCAATATCGCAAAGTTTGATTTGGCCAATTTGCATTTGCCAGAGAAGCTACCTCTATCAGTGCCTTCCAGCTTAGTGCGTCAGCGCCCTGATGTAAGGGCAGCTGAAGCCCAGTTAAAAGCACAGAATGCCTTCGTGGGTGTTGCAACAGCCAATTTATTGCCGCAATTTAATATCACGGGATCTATTGGCGCAGCCGCACTGACATCCAACGGACTGTTTGGGCCGAACTCTGCGTTATGGAGTTTGGGTGGCGGCATCTTACAGCCGCTGTTTCAGGGTGGTCAGCTTTTGGCGCAGCGTCGCGGAGCTATCGCTAACTATGAGCTAGCAGCATTTCAATATCAAGCAACAGTCCTCAATGCATTCCAAGAAGTAGCCAATGCATTACGCGCTCTTGAGACGGGTGCTCAAGCACTCAAGGCCGCATCGGATGCAGAGCGTTATGCCTACGAAACTCTGGACTTAGTGCAGCAACAGTACAAACTCGGTACAGCCAGTTATTTAGCAGTGCTCTATTACCAAAACCAGTATCAGCAAGCAAAAGTGAAATCAGTTGCAGCACAAGCAACTCGCTTCTCAGATACGGCAGCTTTATTTGCAGCATTAGGCGGCGGCTGGTGGAATCGTGAAGGCCCTGCCTTTAAACCAAAAGACATAGCGAACAAAGATCAAAATGAAACTTCTGGAACTAATTAA
- the glmS gene encoding glutamine--fructose-6-phosphate transaminase (isomerizing), with the protein MCGIVGAASHKNIVDVLVEGLRRLEYRGYDSCGFAVINGEDAKHPIKRARTTARVSELGEQGKDFFGTLGIAHTRWATHGKPDTQNAHPHTSNDLIAVVHNGIIENYEVLRSDLKAAGYVFTSETDTEVIAHLIHQQYVASGQKDIAVSVRAVLPQLHGAYAIGVIAQDNPSTLVGARVGSPLVVAIGDHEHFLASDALALAGRAHSMMYLEEGDVAVLKADSVGVIDQTGKVAQRELKPMPAQADSVDLGPYQHYMQKEIFEQPRAIGDTLANITDFGPELFEAKPEDWKAFEQILILACGTSYYSACVAKYWLEDIAGIPTQVEIASEYRYRTTVPNPKTLIVVVSQSGETADTLAALRHAKSLGHRFTLAICNVASSAMVRETDWHFLTKAGAEIGVASTKAFTTQLLALYILAVSIAKRDGKIFAEKEKELLRDLRHLPKALHAVLALEPQIIAWSDTFSKCENALFLGRGMHYPIALEGALKLKEISYIHAEAYPAGELKHGPLALVTDKMPVVTVAPNDVLLEKLKSNMQEVKARGGKLYVFADQDTHISSSDGINVIKLPEHYGNLSPILHVVPLQLLAYHTACARGTDVDKPRNLAKSVTVE; encoded by the coding sequence ATGTGCGGTATTGTTGGTGCGGCCTCCCATAAAAATATTGTTGATGTTTTGGTTGAGGGTTTACGCCGCCTAGAGTACCGTGGTTATGACTCTTGTGGTTTTGCGGTCATTAATGGTGAGGATGCTAAGCACCCCATCAAAAGAGCTCGAACTACTGCACGTGTTTCTGAATTAGGTGAACAGGGTAAAGATTTTTTCGGTACCTTAGGGATTGCACACACACGTTGGGCTACCCACGGTAAGCCAGATACCCAAAATGCACATCCACATACTTCAAACGATTTAATTGCAGTTGTACATAACGGCATTATTGAGAACTATGAAGTTCTGCGTTCAGATTTAAAAGCTGCTGGATATGTATTTACCTCTGAAACAGATACTGAAGTTATCGCCCATTTAATTCACCAGCAATATGTGGCTAGTGGCCAAAAAGATATTGCGGTATCAGTAAGAGCAGTGCTTCCTCAGTTGCACGGTGCATACGCTATTGGTGTGATCGCACAAGATAATCCAAGCACCTTAGTAGGCGCTCGTGTTGGATCTCCTTTAGTGGTTGCCATTGGGGATCATGAGCACTTCTTGGCTTCTGATGCTTTGGCATTAGCAGGACGTGCTCATTCTATGATGTATTTAGAAGAGGGCGATGTTGCTGTTCTCAAGGCTGATTCCGTTGGGGTAATTGATCAAACTGGTAAGGTCGCTCAAAGAGAGCTCAAGCCTATGCCTGCTCAAGCTGACTCAGTTGATCTTGGCCCTTATCAGCATTACATGCAAAAAGAAATCTTTGAGCAGCCTAGAGCAATTGGTGACACGCTTGCCAATATCACTGACTTTGGTCCTGAACTATTTGAGGCTAAGCCAGAAGATTGGAAAGCTTTTGAGCAGATTCTAATATTGGCATGTGGCACAAGTTATTACTCAGCATGTGTTGCTAAATATTGGTTAGAAGATATTGCGGGCATTCCGACTCAAGTGGAAATTGCGAGTGAGTATCGCTATCGCACCACTGTGCCTAATCCAAAAACACTCATTGTGGTGGTTTCACAATCTGGTGAGACAGCAGATACTTTGGCGGCATTGCGTCATGCCAAGAGTTTGGGTCACCGCTTTACATTAGCTATATGCAACGTGGCTAGCAGCGCCATGGTTCGTGAAACCGATTGGCATTTCTTGACTAAGGCTGGTGCTGAAATTGGTGTTGCTTCTACAAAAGCATTTACGACACAGCTTTTAGCGCTCTATATCTTGGCAGTTTCGATTGCTAAACGCGATGGCAAAATTTTTGCTGAAAAAGAAAAAGAGTTGCTTCGTGACTTGCGTCACCTACCGAAAGCGCTACATGCAGTATTAGCGCTTGAGCCACAAATCATTGCCTGGAGCGATACATTTTCTAAATGTGAAAATGCATTATTCCTTGGTCGTGGAATGCACTATCCAATTGCACTCGAGGGTGCACTAAAGCTCAAAGAAATTTCTTATATTCATGCTGAAGCTTATCCAGCAGGTGAGTTAAAGCATGGGCCGCTTGCCCTAGTTACAGACAAGATGCCGGTTGTCACTGTTGCGCCTAATGACGTCTTATTGGAAAAACTCAAATCCAATATGCAAGAAGTCAAGGCACGCGGTGGCAAGCTATATGTTTTTGCTGATCAAGATACCCATATCTCTAGCAGCGACGGCATCAATGTCATCAAGCTGCCAGAGCACTATGGCAACCTCTCACCAATATTGCATGTAGTTCCCCTACAGCTATTGGCTTATCACACAGCTTGCGCACGCGGCACTGATGTTGATAAACCCAGAAATCTAGCCAAGAGCGTGACGGTTGAATAA
- the glmU gene encoding bifunctional UDP-N-acetylglucosamine diphosphorylase/glucosamine-1-phosphate N-acetyltransferase GlmU, whose protein sequence is MNIVILAAGQGKRMKSALPKVLQSLAGKPLLQHVLNTALSLQDKKAKSGPVVVIGHGAADVKTFLLNISKEDPSFGKVSTALQAEQKGTGHALLQALPKLDVQEPTLVLYGDVPLTTKKTLAKLAKLADGVRGQDSALALLTQNLSNPTGYGRIVRDADGSVKEIVEEKDATPAQKSIQEINTGIMVLPTNSLKKWLKSLRASNAQGEYYLTDVIAMAVKDGVPIRTTQADDEFETIGVNSRDQLAALERVNQLNIANQLMDAGVSLADPARIDVRGTLECGTDVSIDVGCVFEGCVTLGAGTKVGPYCVIRNSVIGKGVSIHAYSHVDGAKVGNQSLIGPYARLRPGADLSNDVHIGNFVEVKNSKIAANSKANHLAYVGDSIVGSRVNIGAGTITCNYDGVNKHQTIIEDDVFIGSDTQLVAPVRVGRGATLGAGTTLTKDAPAYQLTVSRAKQISLQWQRPVKQEKKPVKKAAAKTVVKKIVKKTVKKTAKGKK, encoded by the coding sequence ATGAATATCGTCATTTTGGCTGCTGGGCAAGGAAAGCGGATGAAATCTGCTCTGCCCAAGGTCCTGCAATCTCTCGCAGGCAAACCCCTGCTCCAACACGTTCTCAATACCGCTCTTTCACTACAGGATAAGAAGGCTAAATCTGGCCCCGTTGTAGTGATTGGTCATGGCGCAGCAGATGTAAAAACATTCTTGCTAAATATAAGCAAGGAAGACCCAAGCTTTGGCAAGGTAAGCACTGCGCTGCAAGCTGAACAAAAAGGAACAGGCCATGCGCTATTGCAAGCCTTACCTAAATTGGATGTTCAAGAACCAACTTTAGTTTTATATGGCGATGTGCCGCTCACTACAAAAAAGACGCTGGCTAAATTAGCAAAGTTAGCTGATGGCGTCAGAGGACAAGACTCTGCATTAGCTTTGCTGACACAGAACCTCAGCAACCCCACTGGCTATGGCCGCATCGTGCGCGATGCTGACGGCTCTGTAAAAGAGATTGTTGAAGAGAAAGATGCAACGCCAGCGCAAAAATCAATTCAAGAAATCAATACTGGCATCATGGTGTTGCCAACAAACTCACTAAAGAAGTGGCTCAAGTCTTTACGCGCCAGCAATGCACAAGGCGAGTACTACTTGACTGATGTGATTGCCATGGCTGTTAAAGACGGCGTGCCGATTCGTACAACACAAGCTGATGATGAGTTTGAGACGATTGGTGTTAATAGTCGTGATCAACTCGCTGCATTAGAGCGCGTAAACCAACTTAATATTGCCAATCAATTAATGGATGCAGGCGTATCGCTTGCTGACCCTGCGCGTATTGATGTACGTGGCACCTTAGAGTGCGGCACTGATGTATCAATTGATGTGGGGTGCGTATTTGAAGGTTGCGTCACTTTAGGTGCTGGCACAAAGGTTGGACCATATTGCGTGATTCGCAATAGCGTGATCGGTAAAGGCGTATCCATTCATGCATATAGTCATGTAGATGGCGCCAAAGTAGGTAATCAATCATTAATTGGTCCCTATGCTCGTTTGCGTCCTGGCGCAGATTTATCAAATGATGTGCATATTGGTAATTTCGTAGAGGTGAAGAACAGCAAAATTGCTGCTAATAGCAAGGCCAATCATTTGGCTTATGTTGGTGACTCCATTGTTGGTTCAAGAGTCAATATTGGTGCTGGCACTATTACTTGTAACTATGATGGCGTTAACAAACACCAGACGATTATTGAGGATGATGTCTTCATTGGTTCGGATACTCAATTGGTTGCACCAGTACGTGTTGGCCGTGGTGCCACATTGGGCGCTGGCACAACCCTGACTAAAGATGCTCCCGCCTATCAACTGACCGTATCCCGAGCAAAACAAATTTCCTTACAGTGGCAGCGCCCTGTGAAACAAGAAAAGAAACCAGTGAAAAAAGCGGCAGCAAAGACGGTTGTGAAGAAGATCGTCAAGAAGACGGTTAAGAAAACTGCAAAGGGTAAAAAATAA
- the ttcA gene encoding tRNA 2-thiocytidine(32) synthetase TtcA codes for MGDIRKVVFEENKLEKKLCRLVGQAIGDFGMIEEGDKVMVCVSGGKDSYAMLDILMKLRERAPINFEIIAVNLDQKQPNFPAEILPNYLKSLGVQYHIEEQDTYSIVKRVIPEGKTTCGLCSRLRRGILYRVADELGATKIALGHHRDDILETLMLNMFYAGKLKGMPPKLRSDDGKHMVIRPLAYVPEKLLERYAADMSFPIIPCDLCGSQPNLQRQVMKEMLRDWEKKHPGRVENLFRSMHHIVPSHLMDGEAFDFKNLEISTELAGIAARSSGDRAIDEAELDELACGTMIQGTYNPPL; via the coding sequence ATGGGCGATATTCGTAAAGTTGTCTTCGAAGAAAACAAGCTAGAGAAGAAACTCTGCCGCTTGGTAGGTCAGGCCATTGGTGACTTTGGCATGATCGAAGAGGGCGATAAGGTCATGGTATGTGTTTCGGGCGGCAAAGATAGTTACGCCATGCTCGATATTCTGATGAAGCTGCGTGAGCGCGCACCGATCAATTTTGAAATTATTGCGGTGAACTTAGATCAGAAGCAGCCTAATTTCCCCGCTGAAATCTTACCCAATTATTTGAAGAGTTTAGGTGTTCAGTATCACATTGAAGAACAAGATACTTACAGCATTGTGAAGCGTGTGATTCCTGAGGGTAAAACTACTTGTGGATTGTGCTCACGCTTGCGTCGCGGAATTTTGTATCGTGTTGCAGATGAGTTGGGCGCAACAAAGATTGCCTTAGGCCATCATCGTGATGACATTCTAGAAACTTTGATGCTCAATATGTTTTATGCAGGCAAACTAAAAGGGATGCCGCCCAAGTTGCGCTCAGATGATGGCAAGCATATGGTGATTCGCCCCTTGGCTTATGTTCCTGAGAAATTGCTTGAACGTTATGCAGCAGATATGAGCTTCCCGATTATTCCGTGTGATTTGTGTGGAAGTCAGCCCAATTTGCAGCGTCAGGTTATGAAAGAAATGCTGCGCGATTGGGAAAAGAAACATCCTGGTCGGGTAGAGAACTTATTCCGCTCTATGCATCACATCGTTCCATCCCATTTGATGGATGGCGAAGCCTTTGATTTCAAAAATCTGGAGATTTCCACCGAGTTAGCGGGTATTGCCGCTAGATCTTCTGGCGACAGGGCAATTGATGAGGCTGAATTGGATGAATTAGCCTGTGGAACCATGATTCAGGGGACTTATAATCCCCCTTTATGA
- a CDS encoding dihydroneopterin aldolase gives MHAILSHPALVDCRRLFLRDYEIYINIGVHDFEKKAEQRVILNVDLYIPLGMNTPTNDQLDEVVDYDFMRETIKARASQGHIHLQETFCDDIVAAMLLHPKVLAARVSTAKPDVYPDCHSVGVEVFRIKTS, from the coding sequence ATGCACGCCATTCTTTCTCATCCCGCTCTTGTTGACTGTCGCCGTTTATTTCTCCGCGACTATGAGATTTATATCAATATCGGCGTTCATGACTTTGAGAAAAAAGCAGAACAACGTGTCATCCTTAATGTGGACTTATATATTCCCCTTGGAATGAATACGCCAACGAATGATCAGTTGGATGAAGTGGTGGATTACGACTTCATGCGTGAAACTATTAAGGCCCGGGCCTCCCAGGGACATATTCATTTGCAGGAAACCTTTTGCGATGACATCGTGGCAGCAATGTTGCTGCACCCAAAGGTATTGGCTGCGCGCGTAAGCACTGCTAAGCCAGATGTCTATCCAGATTGTCACTCGGTAGGTGTTGAAGTGTTTCGTATCAAGACTTCTTAG